A part of Capsicum annuum cultivar UCD-10X-F1 chromosome 6, UCD10Xv1.1, whole genome shotgun sequence genomic DNA contains:
- the LOC107875250 gene encoding zinc finger BED domain-containing protein RICESLEEPER 2 isoform X1: MVNFFHVRCSAHILNLIVQEGLKIAIDVLFRIRESVKYVKESDGRMKKFEQCVKQVGISTKLDLRLDVTIRWNSTYLMLESALQYEKAFFSLRLVDRNYSLCLTFDHWRRAEKIFGFLEPFYEITNLISGSNYPISNLYFMQVWKIKCLLKENLSSSDEVIKEMAARMLKKFQKYWNIFSVVLSFGVILDPRFKTQLLEFCFSKVDASSAKKSVATIEKKLHKLYEQYENNQASTVTATTLQCKPNEEEVNPNKKSPVYLLSLKSLRVHVFAMLESQN; this comes from the exons ATGGTGAATTTTTTTCATGTGCGTTGTTCTGCTCATATTCTTAATTTAATTGTCCAAGAAGGATTAAAAATAGCTATTGATGTCTTGTTTAGAATTAGAGAAAGTGTGAAGTACGTAAAAGAATCCGATGGTAGAATGAAAAAATTTGAACAATGTGTTAAGCAAGTGGGGATTAGTACAAAATTGGATTTACGTTTGGATGTGACAATCAGATGGAACTCAACGTACTTGATGCTTGAGAGTGCACTACAATATGAAAAAGCTTTTTTCAGTCTACGGTTGGTCGACAGAAATTACTCTCTTTGTCTTACATTTGATCATTGGAGAAGGGCAGAAAAAATATTTGGGTTCTTGGAAcctttttatgaaataactaatctGATTTCTGGTTCAAATTATCCGATATCCAACTTGTACTTTATGCAAGTTTGGAAAATTAAATGCTTGTTGAAGGAGAATTTAAGTAGTTCTGATGAAGTTATTAAGGAAATGGCTGCAAGAATGCTCAAAAAGTTTCAGAAATATTGGAATATATTTAGTGTAGTACTCTCATTTGGAGTCATTCTTGATCCTCGCTTCAAGACACAACTTTTAGAATTTTGTTTCTCAAAGGTGGATGCTTCTTCAGCAAAAAAAAGTGTTGCAACTATTGAGAAAAAATTACACAAGCTCTATGAACAATATGAAAATAATCAAGCTAGCACAGTGACAGCTACTACTCTTCAATGTAAACCAAATGAAGAGGAAGTCAATCCAAACAAAAAAAGTCCAGTTTATTTGTT gagTTTAAAGAGTTTGAGAGTACATGTATTTGCAATGCTGGAAAGTCAGAATTGA